gtagtagatgcttgggacaaacttccagcggacgtggttggtaaatccacagggacttaatttaaacctgcctgggataaacatagatccatcctaagataaaatacaggaaatagtataaggacagactagatggatcatgaggtctttttctgccatcagacttctatgtttctatcctataGTTGTcctaaatatacatacatacatacaatgttccctctaattttttttgagggtgggcggaaaagtatagtgtctgagcggcagtcccttcgggactgagcggcacagaaataataaataaacaaacaaacaaacaaacaaacaaataaaaaccccacccttttttgcctcagagaatatcaaaataaaatactttactgtgtgtctataacagtgagctcataatagggcaactctatcaatatcaaaatgccacttaaatagttgagctagtttcaaactagattttgattttctttctctcttccttactcccattctttttctttctcttttccttcctctcttttttctatctgtttctctctcttcctctcttcctctctctctccttccctctcactctttccctctcggcttctgggcaggtttggaaaactctgagttgatgatgatttttaagtgagcgattgctcactgctcagcttagagggaactatgcatacatacatacatacatacatacatacatacatacatacatacatacatacacataggcACGCACACCCATAGATGGGCAAAGCAGAAGCCCCCAGCTGGACAAAGCAAAGGCTTTCCAGGAGAAGCCCTTGTGTCGTTCATTGTGTTGTGTTTGTCAAAACCTGAAGGTTGGACGGGATTTGGACAAGAAAAAGACACAAGGCGGAAACGTCAGGCTGACAGCTTTATTAAGATTAGCGAGCTGAATTAGCAAAATATTGATTCTTCTCAAAGAGGAACATGATATAAAAGAGGAGAAGTGTAAGAAAAGGTCTCCCTGGATGTCAGGGAAGAATTTGAGAAGCTCGGAAGATGAGAATTTGGGCTGAAGCAAACCGTCTCATTCCTGACTTGTGGCAGAAGACTCGAAGCTTGGTGTGGACCCAGCTTGGACACCAGAGGTTGCTCGGCTGCTGGACACGTTCAGAATCCTTAGGCGGAGCAGGCGAGGTCCTAGGAAGTGGCCACTAAGGTGCAGGCAACGGTTGTGAAGAGGGTTTCGTTGCGCGGTAAGCGTGGGCTGACTTTAAAGTAGCACAATCGTTTCTGgaagggaatgagagagaaataCAGAGTTGGACGGgaacttggaggtcatctagtccaggggtccccaaccaccgggccgcagaccagtaccgggccgcggggcatgttgcaccggtccatggagtcagcagctgccggccctcatgccaccaccccctccctccagcgatTCGCCTctcgccgggcaagaggcctcgggaggcaggttctgccggccacaggacgatggatgggacagaggggcgggaaggactgagaggctcaagcctcttttggcttctgccgcggggcgcttttgcgtttttggctggggagaggcaggagggccagcctgaccccctctctccagcgcttagctcccgctgggcaagagggcttgggaggcaggttctgccagccacaggatgatggtgggaaagaggggcagggaggaccagcacccccatgcttaatcccgcccccaaccacgcccctttccgcccccactgggccatagaaaaattgtcttgctgaaactggtccctggtggaaaaaacgttggggaccactgatctagtccaacccccgctgctcaagagaatagaatagaatatagaatagaatatagaatagaatatagaatagaatatagaatagaatatagaatagaatatagaatagaatatagaatagagtatagaatggaatagaatatgttctgtctgggtcccccccagaagccaacaccaaccaaaaagagtatccagacacactggtaaaaagcaaaggcagtttatataattccaagcaaacacaggtaacagaaactgttcttacagacaggaacactctgaagcttcacagaggtttcacgaaggccaggcaataaaacaggattcttgctggcaaaaacaacgctggaggtaataaaacccacgcctcccccaagtcttccagacttctaggccacaagccgaGATCAGAGACGcccagaatcgaagcaaggtcacaggactcccaattgataactctccacaagactgcaagggcgggcctgccttttcaaccctgctgaggagaaccacacccaaacccagctgttgccaattcagggatggaaatacctttctaattggccccgtctttgagccgcacgtctctgcctcatgtctatgatagcctgtgcgtcttcatccaatgaatccaggctactagctggggagagcccccccccccggggtctcaggctgctctccctcctcctcttcctgacgttcctctcccccgtctgcctggtcctcgccctcctgttcactgtcctcctcctctgggcatggatctggcagagatccagccagtccctgaggagcctcaggcagaatcacaacagaatagaacagaatagaacagaatagaatataggatagaatagaatagaatagaatagaattatttattggccaagtgtgattggacacacaaggaatttgtctttggtgcagatgctctcagtgtccataaaagaaaaagacacatttgtcaagaatcttgtgaTTGTCATCAGGGTCAAATAAGGAATGAGGACACAATCAATATTGACAATCCCCTCTAGCTGGTGACTctgtactatttcagacaaatggcgcTTGAattccaaaactggatgcaataatattccaagtatggtcttaTAAATGCATTATAAAGCAGTGTTACTATTTCATGTCTTTCCATCTGTTTCTTctggtcctgccttcaggtgctttggagaataggctgaccaCGCAttctctttggggcagcccctcaaacagCAAGCACCACTACTGTGGTCACCCCCTAATGTTTGGAATTGGAATCGCCCACGAAAATAAATTCTATAAAGCGTGGCATAAATAAATGGTACATCTGGCTagatggaaaaaaaaaaaccatacacaactccatcatgatccttttacccttcacccaaacaactATCCCACCAACTTATAAAATAACACCATgaataaaaggatgaacaaattcaaaacagcaaaacttaaactctaactcaagtcTAGAAACTTAAAACTCTCTCCGCTATATTGATAGTAAAGaccttaaaagctgtagagtgattgggtcaacagataagttgacactgtTTACGACATCTTAAATTTATAGCTATGAAtttgtctcttctttcttcttcttttatttttaatttgtcctctttccttcccccttttctctctttttctttctctctctttagccttATTTTCCTCTAtatatgtggcggccccggccctctggaaccaactccccccagagattagaattgcccccaccctccttgcctttcgcaagctacgtaaaacccacctctgccgtcaggcatgggggaattgagatcctctttccccctagacctctacaattctatgcatggtatgtatgtatatatgtttggtttttatattaatgggttttttaatcgtttttagtattagattactattgtacactgttttattgttactgttagccgttttgagtctccggagaggggcggcatataaatcaactaaataactaaataactaaataactaaataactaaataactaaataactaaataactaaataactaaataactaaataactaaataactaaataactaaataactaaataactaaataactaaataactaaataactaaataactaaataactaaataactaaataaataaataaataaataaataaataactaaataaagcaagcaagcaagcaagcaagcaagcaagcaagcctgtattttgatttataactgtgtATTCTAAATTCATAGACACTTGTACCAATATTCGCATCGTCCTTTGGCTTTATGTATCCccttcccctatttatcttcaataaagattatattatttttttttaaaaaaaagaaaagaaaataacgaAAACCTAACTTTGCAGAGGTGGCTGCTGAGCTCAGAGAATTTAATTTATCAGTTAAAGgacaaataaataattggaaTACATGTATACCAATCAATCTCACCTCCGGATTCCCTCCAGGTAGCTGGCATCTCTGGATCCTCTCATAATTCATTCTCCGGCCACGCGTCTTTCTACATACTGTTTTGATCATCTCCACCTTCAGGTGGTATTCGTCCCTAGTATCTCCCtggagttataataataataataataataataataataataataataataataatttattagatttgtctgtaaaaaagaaattggtacatattatcatgtgtggtggacatgtcctgagacaaaaatattttggaacaaagtagagaattggataaatgaaataacaaaggagaagataaaaaaatctcccgaattgtttttattgggtatttcaaatacaaagtataaaaaagaaatttattgtttaataatacatatattggttgcggcacgaatagtattcgcacagaaatggaaagaaaatacaataccaaaagatactgaactattttaaaaaattatagaatgtgcagaacttgaTATGAcgactaaacgtttaaataatcaaactgaaacagaatattataaaatatgggataaagtatatgattggtggaattttaaaaatggtattaatagtTAACTATAATATAGAACgaaatattaaatagtattattaataacttttttctcttgttttttctgtttgtataagcatagaatattttaaaatctaaGAAAGTTTAATGAATGAGTTTAATATcgaaaatatagagttaaaattaacaagaatgtaacttacatgtatgacatttctgctttgatctgatcatagttaggattttttatatttttgtattagttagacttctacgacaagaggagcaatggtagctccttaaatgtttagtgttgtatgtccttgtttgtccttttgaaaatttcaataatttttttttaaaaaaaagatttgtctgccgcccctctccgaagacatggggcggctcacaacaataataaaaacaatattacaatggaacaaatctaatattaaaagagaagggaaaaaacatataaacctcatcatttaaaaccaaacaacacatacataccaaacataaaatataaaagcctggggaaggtgtctcagttcctccatgcctggcaatataggtgggtcttgaataatttacgaaagacaaggagggtgggggcagttctaatctccagggggagttgatttcagagggctggggccgccacagagaaggctcttcccctggggcccaccaaacaacattgtttagtcaacgggacccggagaaggccaactctgtgggaccttatcggtcgctgggattcgtgcggtagcaggcggttccggaggtactctggtccaatgccatgtagggctttaaaggtcatgaccaacactttgaattgtgactggaaactgatcggcagccagtacaggccacggagtgttgtagaaacatgggtgaatcttggaagccccacgatggttctcgcggccgcattctgcacgatctgaagtttccgaacacttttcaaaggtagccccatgtagagagcgttgcagtaatcgaacctcgaggtgatgagggcatgagcgactgtgagcaatgactccttgtccaaatagggccgcaactggtgcaccaggcgaacctgggcaaacgcccccctcgccacagccgaaagatggtgttccaatgtgagctgtggatcgaggaggacggccaagttgcgaaccctctctgagggggtcaataatcctccccccagggtaatggacggacagatggaattgtccttgggaggcaagacccacagccactccgtcttgtctgggttgagtttgagcttgttgacacccatccagaccccatcagcctccaggcaccggcacatcacatccactgcttcgttgactggacatggggtggagatgtataactgggtatcatcggcgtattgatgatacctcaccccatgcccttggatgatctcacccattggtttcatatagatattaaatagcagaggggagaggaccgacccctgaggcaccccataagggagagacctacaggtcgacctctgacccccccaccaacaccgactgcgaccgaccggagaggtaggaggagaaccactgaagttaAAAAATAAGTACGTGGCCTTTGAATTAATTACAAATATAATCAGGTTCATTAGCTGCAACGCGGAAAAAACGTTATGCTTTTGGAGCAGCAGGAGGAAATATTTCTGCatcagacaaacacacacacacacaattgtcaAGGTGGGTGCATGGTTTGATTGTATTGTGTGATTATTTCCTTATAAGGGAATAATATAAGAGTCTATTATAATTATAGTAATATAAGTtataagagtcttcggagaggggcggcatacaaatctaataaatacaaatactgtacaagggttttaaatggtattttttaaaaaattggatttgtacactctttatgttgttgtgagccgccccgagtcttcggagaggggcggcatacaaatctaattaataataataataataataataataataataataataataataattagatttgtatgttgcccctctccttgaagcaataataataatgataataataataataataataataataataataataataataataataatatattattattattattattattattattattattattattattattattaagatttgtatgccgcccctctccgaagactcggggcggctcacaacaataataaaaacagtgcataataacaaatccaatgcccaccaatctaattacagtttaaaattaataaattcataaaacaatcccaatgtatataaaaatagaaacacattcaatcaatcaatggcaaaacaacatgggcaagggggagatgtttagttcccccatgcctgacggcagaggtgggtcttacggagtttacgaaaggcagggagggtgggggcaatcctaatctcaggggggagctggttccagagggtcggggcccccacagagaaggctcttcccctgggtcccgccagacggcattgtttggttgacgggacccggagaaggccgactctgtgggacctaaccggtcgctgggattcgtgcggcaggaggcggtcccgaagatattctggtccggtgccatgaagggctttgtaggtcataaccaacactttgaattgtgactggaaactgatcggcaaccaatgcagactgcggagtgttggagtgatatgggcatacttagagacgcccataattgctctcgcagctgcattctgcacgatctgaagtttccgaagacttttcaaaggtagccccatgtagagagactTAAAAcccttgtatttgtatttattagattataataataagatttgtatgccgcccctctccttgaagcaataataataatgataataatgataataatgataataataataataatatattattattattattattattattattattatcgtgaTCGTGattgttatcgttatcattattatttggtTCAGCTCCAGGATAACAGTCCCTCCCATAGAGCTCCCTCCAGCCCCACAACAAACCCATTGCATCGCAGGCTAACTCTGCAGCctgtcaggagttcgatcctgactggctcaagggcGACtcgtccttccgtccttccaagaggCATAAAACGaggaggcaagaggctgactttgtaGATATCAGTCTAACCACTCTTGTCATTGTTTCCCCAAACATTCCCAAGTCCCTGGGCTACTCCGAGGATCCAACGTGACTGCCCACCTACtacaacccccctccccaaatcctCCCCAACTCCAGACACACACCTGGGTAAACGCTTTCTGAAGGTGCAGTTGTTTGAAATAGTTGCGACACTTTATCTGCTGGTTGTATTCCTCCACCGCGAAGGCCAGGGCTTTCTGCACCTCCGCATCGGGCAGGACGGTGGGAGCCTGCGGGTTCCCCATCAGCAGCTCCGGGGAGAGCATCAGGAGGGCCCCGAAGAGGCAGAGGAGGAAGGCAACAGGCGCCATGGGGGTTGGCAAGAAAGAGGGTTGTTGGCAGGCGGGGAAGCAGAGCGAGCGAACCCAACAGTGGCTCTGGACCCACCTCGAGCTTCTGCCTTCGATCTGCGGGAGCTACAGGTGGCAGGGGTGCTCACCTGGGTGGAGGCCCCGCCCATTCCCCAGAAGCCCCGCCCCTTTGACTGGACCACCTCCACTGCCTCCTCcaccttccacttatgactgtaggactgtcacttgttgcttgcatccttaagatttttattactattgattgattcctcattgcttagttgactcctaagacaatccttaagtgtcgtacctcattagtattattattattattattattattattattattattattaattgttgtgagccaccccgagtcttcggagaggggcggcatacaaatctattattattattattattattattattattattattatttattattattattattattattattattattattattattattattattaattgttgtgagccgcccctagtctttggagggggcggcatacaaatctaataaattattattattattattattattattattattattattattattatctcagtacaacacagcaaacgaggtcactatgttggatttcgtatttcatcaccagtcgggcgcttcccaagcacctaagactgagtgatgtagtggtgaattatgtttgccgatcccagtaaagcggccttttgcaattgacagatggagattttatgtttgtttatgtttgtttatgtttatttagatttgtatgccgcccctctccgcagactttgtcaattccaatggttttcaaatgtccgctgagatcctttggcccagcgcccagcgtgccaagtaccactgggaccactttcacgggcttatgccagagtcgttgcagctcaatttttagatcttcgtatttcactaatttctctagctgcttctcctcaattctgctgtcccctgggattgcgatgtcgatggtccatactttctttttctccacaatcacaatgtctggtgtgttatgcttcagaattatttattattagaaacatagaaacatagaagtctgacggcagaaaaagacctcatggtccatctagtctgcccttatactattttctgtattttatcttaggatggatatatgtttatcccaggcatgtttaaattcagttactgtggatttatctaccacatctgctggaagtttgttccaaggatctactactctttcagtaaaataatattttctcatgtcgcttttgatctttcccccaactaacttcagattgtgtccccttgttcttgtgttcactttcctattaaaaacacttccctcctggaccttatttaaccctttaatatatttaaatgtttcgatcatgtccccccttttccttctgtcctccagactatacagattgagttcattaagtctttcctgatacgttttatgcttaagaccttccaccattcttgtagcccgtctttggacccgttcaattttgtcaatatctttttgtaggtgaggtctccagaactgaacacagtattccaaatgtggtctcaccagcattctatatagtgggatcataatctccctcttcctgcttgttatacctctagctatgcagccaagcatcctacttgctttccctaccacctgactgcactgttcacccattttgagactgtcagaaatcactacccctaaatccttttcttttgaagtatttgccaacactggaactgccaatacaatactcagattgaggattccttttccccaagtgcattattttacatttggaaacattaaactgcagtttccattgcttagaccatttatctagtaaagctaaatcatttaccatattacagacgcctccaggaatatcaaccctattgcacactttagagtcatcggcaaataggcaaaccttccctaccaaaccttcccctatgtcactcacaaatatattaaaaagaataggacccagaacagatccttgtggcacaccgcttgtaacctgactctgctcagaatactcgccattaacaataactctctgatgtctacgcttcagccagctgcaaatccattgaactatccagggattaagtccaatcttcactaatttatctatcagctctttatgtggaaccgtatcaaaggctttgctgaagtccaggtaggcaatatccacggcaccaccttcatccaacacctttgtgacatagtcaaagaaatcaatgagattagtctgacatgatttgccttcagtaaagccatgctgatttgggtctaataagttattgttttttaggtgctgatttatcctctttttgagtagagtctccatcattttaactacaactgatgtcaagctaactggcctgtagttaccagcttcttctcaataataatcaataataataataataataataataataataataataattattattattattattattattgattggttggttggttggttggttggttggttggttggttggttggttgattgatttgatttgatttgatttgatttgatttgtatgccacccctcttcggaggctcggagcggcttacaacaacaatacatagtacaaatctaatggttaaaaaagaacagtttaaaacccttattataaaaaacagtcatgcatcccaaacaaaccatacataaaatggaatggcccgggagaatcaatttccgcatgcctggcggcaaagatgggtttttaggcgtttgtgaaaggcaaggagggtgggggcagttctgaactccggagggagttggttccagaggatcggggccgccacagagaaggctcttcccctgggccccgccagacgacattgtttcatgattcttgacaaatatgtctgtttttttgcttctgattttttaaaatttattttcaaatgttATGTTACAATCAACAATAAGATATGACAAAGTGTCAAAACAATCTTTCAAACGTTCGCATCGTCcttctgctttatgtatcccctcccatATTTAAAGATCATTTTTGATTCCCAGGTCATTGGGTTCATAACAAATTCGACAGTTCCATAAGTCCTTATGAAGAATTAAACTcttaactcaagtttagaaacttaAAACACTCAT
This genomic window from Erythrolamprus reginae isolate rEryReg1 chromosome 13, rEryReg1.hap1, whole genome shotgun sequence contains:
- the LOC139175439 gene encoding cystatin-like, producing MLSPELLMGNPQAPTVLPDAEVQKALAFAVEEYNQQIKCRNYFKQLHLQKAFTQGDTRDEYHLKVEMIKTVCRKTRGRRMNYERIQRCQLPGGNPEKRLCYFKVSPRLPRNETLFTTVACTLVATS